In Hermetia illucens chromosome 1, iHerIll2.2.curated.20191125, whole genome shotgun sequence, one genomic interval encodes:
- the LOC119646159 gene encoding general odorant-binding protein 19d-like: protein MNRFAYVFVIVVALVALSQADINNPKVKATFEKCVGSEKATPGDIEDLKAHSPDLSKEAKCVIACVMKEFKVLADDGKINHDVYMKHAEEMSKGDAGKVAQATEMYDICSAKTVADPCESAYNFGHCIKAEMMARNMPLDI, encoded by the exons ATGAACcgttttgcttatgttttcgtAATTGTTGTTGCATTGGTTGCTTTGTCTCAG GCAGATATCAATAATCCAAAAGTGAAGGCCACGTTTGAGAAGTGTGTCGGTTCGGAGAAAGCTACGCCAG GTGATATAGAAGATCTGAAAGCACATTCCCCAGACCTATCTAAGGAAGCTAAGTGCGTTATTGCATGCGTGATGAAGGAGTTCAAAGTT CTTGCAGATGATGGAAAAATCAATCATGATGTCTATATGAAACACGCTGAAGAAATGTCCAAAGGTGATGCCGGCAAGGTCGCCCAAGCTACTGAAATGTACGACATTTGCTCTGCCAAAACTGTTGCTGACCC ATGCGAATCTGCCTACAACTTCGGACATTGCATAAAAGCCGAGATGATGGCAAGGAATATGCCTTTGGATATTTAG